One region of Azoarcus sp. CIB genomic DNA includes:
- a CDS encoding chemotaxis protein CheB — MPNSKVAEPSDSGTPVIAATTGALPDLRADGLRPGDFSIVGMGASAGGLEAFEQFFRRMPADSGMAFVLVQHLDPDHASLLTEILQRATTMPVVEATDHLIVAPDRVHVIPPNRDMAIFHGTLQLSVPDQPRGLRMPIDAFLRSLAEDRGEKAVGIILSGTGTDGTQGLRAILGAGGISLVQDPAGARYDGMPASAIRAGYATAVLAADAMPHALLAGIRRTARRREDRLAPAAVGAMSRILMRLRTATGHDFSHYKKSTIGRRIERRMAQHDIEDIDVYARYVKENPAEIQTLFKELLINVTSFFRDAEAFVTLKREILPLLLRDKPEAYVLRIWVAGCATGEEAYSIAILLRELMDEREQAFTVQIYATDLDEDAISAARTGVYPPNIVQDVQPDRLHRFFLKDDAGYRVRKEIREMVVFAVQNVIKDPPFTRLDLLCCRNLMIYLEPELQNRLIPAFHYALKPGGILFLSPSESIGNHTGLFTAQDRKWKFYRATHSVASARTVLANGLSRAADRRGKAPEEVMKRAKETNFDELTRRVLLQSYAPASVLTDLKGNILYVHGDTGNFLRPAPGQATLNVVEMAREPLPPELRAAILHATSRGGGGATLGREVAVTTNGKVQTVSFSLRPVQDTDTGETVLVISFEEMSGAAPGTRKRSKRESTSLTNERIEALERELAYTRESLQATIEEQQASNEEMQSTNEELQSSNEELETSREELQSVNEELVTVNAELHAKIQQLTGMQNDMKNLLDNVNVGTIFLDEQLLIRRFTREAARVYRLIGSDVGRPLGDIKSELEGDDLLARAQTVLDSLIPYECELRTDRGAWYLARIMPYRTVDNVIEGVVLTFTDISRRVETEAAVQTARDLAEGIVDTVREPLLVLDGDLKIVSASRSFYRNFRVTPKDTLGRPLYDVGDGQWDIPKLRELLETILPRDRSFEDYVVEHVFPTIGRRRISLNARRIAGRSGDTQLILLAMQDDGQERGQ; from the coding sequence GTGCCAAACAGCAAGGTAGCTGAACCGTCCGATAGCGGGACTCCCGTGATTGCCGCCACGACGGGCGCCCTCCCCGACCTGCGTGCAGATGGATTGCGCCCCGGGGATTTTTCCATCGTCGGCATGGGCGCTTCTGCAGGCGGCCTGGAAGCCTTCGAGCAGTTCTTCCGGCGAATGCCTGCGGACAGTGGCATGGCCTTCGTGCTGGTTCAGCATCTCGATCCGGACCACGCCAGCCTGCTCACGGAAATCCTGCAACGCGCCACCACCATGCCGGTGGTCGAAGCCACGGATCACCTGATCGTGGCCCCCGACCGCGTGCACGTCATACCGCCCAACCGCGACATGGCGATCTTTCACGGTACGCTGCAGCTGAGCGTTCCGGATCAGCCGCGCGGCCTGCGCATGCCCATCGACGCCTTTCTGCGTTCCCTCGCCGAAGACCGCGGCGAGAAGGCGGTCGGCATCATCCTGTCCGGTACGGGCACCGACGGCACCCAGGGGCTGCGTGCCATCCTGGGTGCCGGCGGCATCTCGCTGGTGCAGGATCCTGCCGGCGCCCGATACGACGGTATGCCTGCCAGTGCGATCCGCGCGGGCTACGCGACCGCCGTGCTGGCCGCAGATGCCATGCCGCACGCGCTGCTGGCAGGCATCCGCCGCACTGCCCGGCGTCGGGAAGATCGTCTGGCGCCGGCGGCCGTGGGCGCCATGAGCCGCATCCTGATGCGGTTGCGCACCGCGACCGGCCATGACTTCTCGCACTACAAGAAGAGCACCATCGGCCGCCGCATCGAGCGGCGCATGGCGCAGCACGACATCGAGGACATCGACGTCTATGCCCGCTACGTCAAGGAAAATCCCGCCGAGATACAAACGCTGTTCAAGGAACTGCTGATCAACGTCACCAGCTTCTTTCGCGACGCCGAGGCCTTTGTCACCCTGAAGCGCGAGATCCTGCCGCTCTTGCTGCGTGACAAACCGGAGGCCTATGTGCTGCGCATCTGGGTGGCAGGGTGCGCCACCGGCGAAGAGGCCTATTCGATCGCGATCCTGCTGCGCGAGTTGATGGACGAGCGCGAGCAGGCATTCACGGTTCAAATCTATGCGACGGATCTTGATGAAGATGCCATCAGCGCTGCACGGACGGGCGTGTACCCGCCGAATATCGTCCAGGACGTGCAGCCTGACCGGCTGCACCGCTTTTTTCTCAAGGACGATGCGGGGTATCGCGTAAGGAAGGAAATTCGCGAAATGGTGGTGTTCGCCGTCCAGAACGTCATCAAGGATCCACCCTTCACCCGACTCGACCTGCTGTGTTGTCGCAACCTGATGATCTACCTGGAGCCGGAACTGCAAAACCGCCTCATCCCGGCGTTCCACTACGCGCTCAAACCAGGCGGAATACTGTTTCTCTCGCCCTCGGAAAGCATCGGCAACCACACCGGACTGTTCACGGCGCAAGACCGCAAATGGAAGTTCTATCGTGCGACCCACTCCGTCGCCTCTGCCCGCACGGTGCTGGCCAATGGCTTGTCCCGGGCCGCGGATAGAAGAGGCAAAGCGCCCGAGGAAGTCATGAAAAGAGCCAAGGAAACCAACTTCGACGAACTGACCCGACGCGTGTTGCTTCAATCCTACGCGCCGGCTTCGGTCCTCACGGACCTGAAGGGCAACATCCTCTATGTTCACGGCGACACCGGGAACTTCCTGCGCCCTGCCCCCGGCCAGGCCACGCTCAATGTGGTCGAGATGGCGCGCGAGCCACTGCCGCCTGAACTGCGTGCGGCAATCCTCCACGCCACCAGCCGGGGGGGGGGGGGAGCCACCTTGGGCCGCGAAGTCGCGGTCACCACCAATGGCAAGGTACAGACGGTGAGTTTCAGTCTGCGCCCCGTGCAGGACACGGACACCGGCGAGACCGTGCTGGTGATCAGTTTCGAGGAAATGTCGGGCGCCGCACCCGGCACACGGAAGCGCAGCAAACGCGAGTCGACGTCGCTCACGAACGAGAGGATCGAGGCCCTCGAACGTGAACTGGCCTACACGCGGGAGAGCCTGCAGGCCACCATCGAGGAACAGCAGGCGTCCAACGAGGAGATGCAGTCCACCAATGAGGAACTCCAGTCGAGCAACGAAGAACTGGAGACATCCAGGGAGGAACTGCAGTCGGTCAATGAAGAGCTGGTGACGGTGAATGCAGAGCTGCACGCCAAGATCCAGCAGCTGACGGGCATGCAGAACGACATGAAGAACCTGCTCGACAACGTGAACGTCGGCACGATCTTCCTGGATGAGCAATTGCTCATCCGCCGCTTTACGCGTGAGGCGGCGCGAGTCTATCGCCTGATCGGCTCGGATGTGGGGCGGCCGCTGGGTGACATCAAGTCCGAACTGGAAGGTGACGACCTGCTCGCACGCGCACAGACCGTCCTCGACAGCCTGATCCCCTATGAGTGCGAGCTTCGCACGGATAGGGGCGCCTGGTATCTGGCGCGCATCATGCCCTATCGGACGGTGGACAACGTCATCGAGGGGGTAGTGCTGACCTTCACGGACATCAGCAGGCGCGTCGAAACGGAGGCGGCGGTGCAGACGGCGCGGGATCTGGCCGAAGGCATCGTCGATACGGTGCGCGAACCGCTGCTGGTGCTGGACGGGGATTTGAAAATCGTCTCCGCCAGCCGTTCGTTCTACCGGAACTTCCGCGTCACGCCGAAAGACACCCTGGGCCGCCCGCTCTACGACGTCGGCGACGGCCAGTGGGACATCCCCAAACTACGGGAACTGCTGGAAACGATTTTGCCGCGCGACCGCAGTTTTGAAGATTATGTGGTCGAACACGTGTTCCCCACCATCGGGCGACGCAGGATATCGCTCAATGCCCGCCGCATAGCGGGCAGAAGCGGGGACACGCAGCTGATCCTGCTGGCGATGCAGGACGATGGGCAAGAGCGCGGGCAGTAG